Proteins found in one Leguminivora glycinivorella isolate SPB_JAAS2020 chromosome 4, LegGlyc_1.1, whole genome shotgun sequence genomic segment:
- the LOC125225127 gene encoding uncharacterized protein LOC125225127, translated as MTEISVLRSMLDKLKLLYGSDRVLDLELREYYDIIRPGSYYTDSEIVITFQFPIIASEVFDLFRLSIVPNRNQEVLIPPYPFLATHEDSFMYMEAECPKFNHHYVCEKGASLQLRTSPDCINRLIKNEDTEGSCHPATVSLSRPAMEELDGQHYIISLPRPTKIQLSCNREDFTTLQGSYLVTIPLKCYLRTAEFTITNDKDVIKGHPIKLADIPREANDQANTVRPHISLKSMDLKGLHDAESNLIFETPLQLDASPSNTLYHTTIPLYVTLILGAGALTFAILRKFYRHRSTEISPKPEPSSRTLNDGASVNLETHRTQDKLPSIFSLNVGK; from the coding sequence ATGACAGAGATTAGCGTTCTAAGAAGCATGTTAGAcaagttaaaattattatacgGTAGCGATAGAGTCCTAGACTTAGAGTTGCGAGAATATTATGACATAATACGCCCGGGATCCTATTACACCGATAGCGAAATAGTAATTACATTTCAATTTCCTATAATAGCGTCGGAGGTTTTCGACCTATTTAGACTGTCCATTGTACCCAATCGAAACCAAGAAGTCCTCATCCCACCATATCCCTTCCTAGCAACACATGAGGATTCATTCATGTACATGGAGGCAGAATGCCCGAAGTTTAACCACCACTATGTCTGCGAGAAAGGAGCTAGCCTTCAACTTCGGACATCACCAGACTGCATCAACAGATTGATCAAGAATGAAGACACGGAAGGATCCTGCCATCCCGCTACAGTATCCCTGTCAAGGCCAGCCATGGAGGAACTGGATGGTCAACATTATATCATCTCACTTCCGCGACCAACGAAAATACAATTATCCTGCAACAGAGAAGATTTCACTACACTACAAGGAAGCTATCTAGTTACTATCCCACTGAAATGTTATCTACGAACAGCGGAGTTTACAATCACCAACGACAAGGATGTAATAAAAGGACATCCTATAAAACTAGCCGACATCCCCCGCGAAGCTAACGATCAAGCTAATACGGTACGCCCTCACATCAGTCTGAAATCCATGGACCTCAAAGGACTACACGACGCCGAGAGTAACCTCATATTCGAGACTCCTCTCCAGTTGGATGCGAGTCCGTCAAACACGTTATACCACACAACTATACCGCTGTACGTCACCCTAATACTAGGTGCAGGCGCACTTACGTTCGCAATCTTAAGAAAATTCTACAGGCACCGTTCAACTGAAATCTCACCAAAACCAGAGCCAAGTAGCAGAACACTCAACGACGGAGCCTCAGTAAACTTAGAGACACACCGAACCCAGGATAAACTCCCGTCGATATTTTCACTAAACGTGGGAAAATAA